AACTCCTCGTAAGCGGGGGCGTCGAGCGCGTCGATCCCCTCGGAGCCCATGGCGACGAAGTCGACGCCGTCGAACTCCTCGGCGCCCTCCGCGGCGCCCGCGATCTTCTCGGCCAGCGACGGGTCGACGAAGATGATCTCGTCGTCGGCGTCGTCGACGATGTACCGGATGTGCTCGTCGGGCAGCAGCGGGTTGATCGTGTGGAGCTGCGCGCCCGTGTTCGGGACGCCGAAGTACGTCTCGAAGTGACGGGTGTTGTTCCAGCAGAACGTCGCGACGCGGTCGCCGCGCTCGATCCCGTGGTCGTCCAAGGCGTTCGCGAGCCGGGCCGTCCGGTCGGCGTACTCGGCGTAGGTGTGCCGCGTGCGCCCCTCGTGGGTGCGCGAGACGATCTCGGTGTCCGGGTACAGTCGCTCCGCGCGCCACATGAACGGTCGCAGGGTCTGAGCGTGTCCGCCTGGCATACCTCTCACACGACGAGGTCGGGAACTATGAACGTTATCATGATTGATCGTGATTATGTGATACGGGGATCCCGAGAACGCCCGTTCCGCCTCGACCGCTCAGTTATAACTGGCTGAGTGCGGATCGCCGGTAAGCGCCTCCGAAATCCCGGCTGCTCGCTTATAAATAGACGCTCGACGCGAACGCCGCCGAAGCCCCAGCCGCTCGGCCGTACGATGGTAGCTCTTATAAATAGACGCTCGACACGAACACCGCCGAAGCCCCAGCCGGGAGGCGGGCGCACGCTCGCCGCGCTCCTCGGTCGCTCACTTCGTTCGCTCCCTGCGGTGCTCGCGTCGCCTGCGCCCGCCTCCCGGCTGCCCCTTCGAGTCCCGCCCCGCACCGCACAGCACCTCACGCCTCCCCAGCCTCGTCGGCCGGTCTCCGCTTCGCTCCGACCGGCCGACTCCAGCGAGGGACCGAAGGTCCCTCTGGCAGCCGGCGCGTAGCGCCGGCGACCTCGCGCGGTGCCGTTCGCGGCCGCCGGAGGCGGTCGCTCACGGGCACGCGCCACCGCACAGAAACTATTTAAAAGAAACAGTTATCCCCGAAACAGGCTCGCGTGGACCGGTGCGTGGTCGGAATTCGGTCGGGGGTCGTCGCCGTCGTCGTCGCCCTCGTCGGAGACGGCGCGGCCGTCGACGCCGTCCGTGAGGAAGTCTCGGACCGGCGGACCGACGTGTTCCGGCTCGACGAGGAACGCGTCGTGGCCGTGGTCGGAGTCGACGACGTGGTGCGCGACCGGCACGTCGACCTCGCGGAAGGCGTCCGCGAGCGACGCGGACTGCTCGACGGTGAAGTGCCAGTCGGCGGTGAAGCTCACGAGGAGGGCCTCGCCCTCGAAGGCGGCGAGCGCGTCGGCGTCGGCGCCGTGTCCCGCGGCGAGGTCGTACTCGTCCATCGCGCGCGTCAGGTAGAGGTAGCTGTTCGCGTCGAAGCGGTCGCCAAAGCCCTCCGCCTGGTAGTCGAGGTACGACTCCACCTCGCGGTACGGGAAGAAGCCGGCCGTCGGCTCCGGCGGTAAGCCGAGGTCGCCGTCCTCGCGCGTGAGCGAGTCGCGGCCGGCCGACCGCCGCCCGAACTTGCGCTCCATCGACGCCTTCGAGAGGTACATGACGTGCCCGATCTGGCGGGCGATCGCGAGCCCCTCCGTCGGGTCCGGGCGGTCGTCGCCGTAGTAGTTCCCTTCGTTCCAGTCCGCGTCGGCGCGGATCGCGCGGCGGGCGACCGCGTCGAGCGCGAGACACTGCGCGTCGAGGCGCCCGGCGGTCGCGATGGCGACCACGCGGTCGACGTCGTCCGGGTAGCGCTTCGCCCACTCCAAGGCGTTCATCCCGCCGACGCTCCCGCCGACGACGGCGCGGAGCCGCCCCACGCCGAGGTGGTCGAGCAGGCGGCGCTGCGCGCGCGCCCAGTCCTCGACCTGGACCGGCGGGAACGCGGTCCCCCACCGGTCGTGGTCCGGCTCCTCGCGGAGGTCGAGGTCCGCGGGCCGCTCGCTGGCGGGACCGGTCGTCCCGTAACAGGAGCCGGGGACGTTCGCGCAGACGACGTAGTGCTCGGTCGTGTCGATGGCCTTCCCCGGGCCGACGACGTCGTCCCACCACGCGCGGGCCTGCCCGGCCTGTCCGGCTCCCGTCGTCTCCGCGTCGCGCTCCGGCTCCGGCGACCGCGCGACGTTCTGGCTCCCGGTGAGCGCGTGACAGATTAACACGACGTTGTCGCCGTCGAACTCGCCGTGGGTCTCGTAAGCCACCTCGAAGTCGGGGACGGACTGCCCGCACTCGAAGGTGAACTCCCCGAGCGAGGCGACGCCGTGGTCTGTCGGGACGGCGCTCATCGGTTCACGCCCCGTCCCCGCTCGCGACCCCCTCGTCTCCGGCCCGCTCCGTCGCGGCGCGCTCGCCCGCGGCCAGCCCCGCGTCGAGGTCGGCTATCACGTCTTCGGGGTCCTCGATGCCCACCGAGAGGCGGAGCATCTCCGGATGGACGCCCGCGAGCCGCTGTTGTGCCTCGTCCATCTGCGCGTGCGTCGTCGAGGCCGGGTGGATGACGAGCGTCTTCGCGTCGCCGATGTTCGCGAGGAAACTCGTCAGGTCGACCGACTCGCAGAACGTCTTGGCGGCCGCGTACCCGCCGTCGGCGCCGAAGGTAACCATCCCGCCGAAGCCGTCGAGGTACTCCGCGGCGTTCTCGTGGCTCCGGTGGTCCTCGAAGCCGGGGTAGCTCACCCAGTCGACGCGGTCGTCGTCCCGGAGGAACTCGGCCACCTCCCGCGCGTTCTCGCAGTGGCGCTCCATCCGCAGCGGGAGCGTGTTCAGCCCCTGTATCGTCTGCCACGCGTCGAAGGGCGACTGCTGGCCGCCGGTGGGGCGCACGCCGCGCTGGCGGGCGACGTTGGCGAACGCGGCGTCACCGAACTGCTCGACAAAGTCGATCGGGTAGGCGGGCGACTCGCCGTCGAGTTCCTCGTAGTCGGCGTCCGGGTGGCCCCACGGGAATCGTCCGCCGTCGACGACGACCCCGCCGACCGTCGTGCCGTTGCCCGTGATCCACTTCGTCGTCGACTCCCAGGTGATGTCGGCACCGTGTTCGATCGGC
The sequence above is a segment of the Halorubrum sp. 2020YC2 genome. Coding sequences within it:
- the metX gene encoding homoserine O-acetyltransferase, with amino-acid sequence MSAVPTDHGVASLGEFTFECGQSVPDFEVAYETHGEFDGDNVVLICHALTGSQNVARSPEPERDAETTGAGQAGQARAWWDDVVGPGKAIDTTEHYVVCANVPGSCYGTTGPASERPADLDLREEPDHDRWGTAFPPVQVEDWARAQRRLLDHLGVGRLRAVVGGSVGGMNALEWAKRYPDDVDRVVAIATAGRLDAQCLALDAVARRAIRADADWNEGNYYGDDRPDPTEGLAIARQIGHVMYLSKASMERKFGRRSAGRDSLTREDGDLGLPPEPTAGFFPYREVESYLDYQAEGFGDRFDANSYLYLTRAMDEYDLAAGHGADADALAAFEGEALLVSFTADWHFTVEQSASLADAFREVDVPVAHHVVDSDHGHDAFLVEPEHVGPPVRDFLTDGVDGRAVSDEGDDDGDDPRPNSDHAPVHASLFRG
- a CDS encoding aminotransferase class I/II-fold pyridoxal phosphate-dependent enzyme, which encodes MTRGFNTRSLHAGAEPDSATGARATPIHQTTSYVFDDADTAAELYTLRAEGHIYSRLSNPTVNVLEERLADLSGGSDAVATGSGMAAFDAITTVLASAGDNVVASSEMYGGTAAYLTSIADRRGIEVRLVDTLDYEAYEEAIDGDTAFVHVETIANPSLVTPDFERLAAVAHENAVPLVVDNTFATPYCCRPIEHGADITWESTTKWITGNGTTVGGVVVDGGRFPWGHPDADYEELDGESPAYPIDFVEQFGDAAFANVARQRGVRPTGGQQSPFDAWQTIQGLNTLPLRMERHCENAREVAEFLRDDDRVDWVSYPGFEDHRSHENAAEYLDGFGGMVTFGADGGYAAAKTFCESVDLTSFLANIGDAKTLVIHPASTTHAQMDEAQQRLAGVHPEMLRLSVGIEDPEDVIADLDAGLAAGERAATERAGDEGVASGDGA